A region of Candidatus Roizmanbacteria bacterium DNA encodes the following proteins:
- a CDS encoding YtxH domain-containing protein: protein MGKSKFGAGLLLGALLGGAAAFFLSPKTGKENREMAKKKLAEWKERYEGKSPEEIAKEIFGSASAEGKRLYMRAQDEMNKQLDKVKKSANEIDQEKYADVVRDVMDRLKEEKEATKERLVQLQEYLMDRWEYVSSESEKDAKKVAKDATKKTPKK, encoded by the coding sequence ATGGGAAAATCAAAATTCGGTGCAGGACTATTACTTGGTGCATTATTAGGAGGCGCAGCTGCCTTCTTCCTTTCGCCGAAAACCGGGAAAGAAAACCGCGAAATGGCGAAAAAGAAACTTGCTGAATGGAAGGAACGGTATGAAGGAAAATCGCCTGAGGAAATTGCAAAAGAAATATTCGGGTCTGCATCCGCAGAAGGGAAAAGACTTTATATGAGAGCTCAGGACGAGATGAATAAGCAGCTCGATAAGGTCAAAAAATCCGCAAATGAAATCGATCAGGAGAAATATGCCGATGTGGTTCGTGATGTTATGGATAGATTGAAAGAGGAGAAAGAAGCAACCAAGGAACGGCTGGTTCAGCTCCAGGAATATCTCATGGACCGCTGGGAATATGTCTCTTCTGAATCGGAGAAAGATGCCAAGAAAGTGGCAAAAGATGCAACTAAGAAAACGCCAAAGAAATAA
- a CDS encoding TraM recognition domain-containing protein has protein sequence MRNTILTLLEIPNSTLADALPLLADPKFRNKNLKYVQDPVLHEFWTREFDKMTDKLRVEAISPIQNKIGQFVSSKMIRNIIGHPKSTIDLEEIMNSGKILILNLSQGKLGEDNAALLGAMIITQLQLAAMNRSFQKEAERRDFFMYVDEFQNFATSSFIKILSEARKYRLALTLANQYIEQIDEKVMTAIFGNVGTLISFVVGARDAEFLTKEFSGIYTGNDLVGLGKYQTVLKMSIDEMTSAPFPAKTLPPPALKNSNTEKIIRLSKERYGRKLVAASLNESKSDAPEKKEKNEETKNKE, from the coding sequence TTGAGAAACACTATTTTGACTCTTTTGGAGATACCGAATTCAACCTTGGCAGATGCATTGCCGCTTCTGGCCGATCCGAAATTCAGAAACAAAAATTTGAAATATGTGCAGGATCCGGTACTTCATGAATTCTGGACACGAGAGTTTGATAAGATGACTGATAAACTCCGGGTCGAAGCGATTTCCCCGATTCAGAACAAGATCGGACAGTTTGTGTCCTCGAAAATGATCCGCAATATCATCGGTCATCCGAAATCTACCATCGATCTTGAAGAGATCATGAACTCAGGAAAAATCCTGATCCTCAACCTCTCTCAAGGAAAACTCGGTGAGGACAATGCCGCGCTTCTCGGAGCAATGATCATCACCCAGCTGCAGCTTGCCGCTATGAATCGTTCATTTCAGAAGGAAGCCGAACGCCGTGATTTTTTCATGTATGTAGATGAGTTCCAGAATTTTGCGACATCATCATTTATCAAAATCTTGTCCGAAGCCCGAAAGTACCGGCTTGCTCTGACCTTGGCCAATCAGTATATTGAGCAGATTGATGAGAAAGTGATGACAGCCATATTCGGAAACGTAGGAACGCTTATTTCATTCGTAGTCGGTGCCAGAGATGCGGAGTTTTTGACAAAAGAATTCTCAGGAATTTATACCGGAAATGATTTGGTCGGTCTTGGAAAATACCAAACCGTTTTGAAGATGTCTATTGATGAGATGACCTCTGCCCCGTTCCCTGCAAAGACATTGCCGCCGCCTGCATTGAAGAATTCAAATACGGAAAAGATAATTCGATTGTCAAAAGAACGATACGGAAGGAAGCTTGTCGCCGCTTCCCTCAACGAAAGCAAATCAGATGCTCCGGAGAAAAAGGAAAAAAACGAAGAGACAAAAAATAAAGAGTAA